One genomic segment of Candidatus Methanosuratincola sp. includes these proteins:
- a CDS encoding ABC transporter substrate-binding protein has translation MIPGVDDEMKKNLLVGSIGIAILILAGLGFAAYGGYFSTGSPASNNTQSVTKALTIGTTNIVKTDNFVKDYYMGIFAACFILDPLAAVDQGGSIVPYLVNWSTADSKDWTMTLIRNATWHDGVPVTAEDVAFTITYLKAKDPNYATHFQFVVSAEPLDNRTVVVKLSREWTSFTTGLAATRLIPKHVWANVTDPATYAGSDRNIGCGPFTYGGFDSASGAMTFNANKNYWRGAPVVDKVTLRFYTSTDAMLMALKKGDIAATYAYASGIDPVYVPPLLEEKNVSFIIMPNFGVDNSLWFNCMRYPYNMSEFREAISYALDYNGYVTFIAAGYAKVPTKGWIPDSWDYCVEKPLLAKNASRAASMLDSLGFVDRDSDGWRDFPNGTAFTMKILARSDIALSMRLAELVKRDLENIRIRVQIIPADVSTFQTITQKTKDFDSAISRTTFWGMIMYAGAGTLYFDNRNMGWANVDDPEYHAVVDEILRTANQSRTKELYRRLQDLYATNMYAIPLYWGKIIQPYRSDMVGGLVFDTMYGILGKDTWFSVIVK, from the coding sequence ATGATACCAGGAGTAGATGATGAGATGAAAAAGAACTTGCTTGTAGGCTCTATTGGGATTGCAATTTTAATTCTGGCTGGGCTGGGATTTGCAGCTTATGGCGGTTATTTCTCGACCGGCAGCCCAGCTTCAAACAACACCCAAAGTGTAACAAAGGCGCTCACAATCGGGACTACAAACATCGTGAAGACCGACAACTTCGTAAAAGACTACTACATGGGCATCTTCGCGGCCTGCTTCATCCTCGACCCCTTGGCAGCGGTCGACCAGGGAGGCAGCATCGTTCCTTACTTGGTCAATTGGTCAACAGCAGACTCCAAGGACTGGACGATGACGCTAATAAGAAACGCCACCTGGCACGATGGAGTGCCGGTAACCGCCGAGGATGTGGCGTTCACAATAACTTACTTGAAAGCGAAAGACCCAAACTATGCAACCCACTTCCAGTTCGTGGTCTCGGCAGAGCCTTTGGACAACAGGACTGTCGTGGTTAAGCTAAGCAGGGAATGGACCTCTTTCACAACAGGGCTTGCAGCGACTAGGCTTATTCCGAAGCACGTCTGGGCCAATGTCACCGATCCAGCGACCTACGCCGGCAGCGACAGGAATATCGGGTGCGGTCCCTTCACCTACGGTGGCTTCGATTCTGCTTCAGGGGCAATGACTTTCAATGCAAACAAAAACTACTGGAGGGGGGCACCTGTTGTTGACAAAGTGACCCTCAGGTTCTATACCAGCACTGATGCCATGCTTATGGCCCTTAAGAAGGGCGATATAGCTGCGACTTATGCATATGCTTCCGGGATCGATCCAGTTTACGTCCCGCCCCTCCTTGAGGAGAAGAACGTTTCATTTATTATAATGCCAAACTTCGGCGTGGACAACAGCCTCTGGTTCAACTGCATGCGGTATCCATACAACATGAGCGAATTCAGGGAAGCTATATCATATGCGCTGGACTATAATGGCTACGTCACGTTCATCGCTGCCGGATATGCTAAGGTGCCAACGAAAGGTTGGATACCCGACAGCTGGGATTACTGCGTCGAGAAGCCCCTGCTCGCGAAGAACGCCTCCCGCGCAGCATCAATGCTCGACTCGCTTGGTTTTGTAGACCGCGACTCTGATGGCTGGAGGGACTTCCCCAATGGCACTGCTTTCACTATGAAGATACTGGCAAGGTCAGACATAGCCCTGTCGATGCGGCTTGCTGAGCTGGTGAAGAGGGATCTCGAGAACATACGTATAAGGGTCCAGATAATCCCCGCTGACGTCAGCACCTTCCAGACGATCACTCAGAAAACTAAGGACTTCGACTCCGCCATATCTAGGACTACCTTCTGGGGTATGATCATGTATGCTGGGGCAGGCACGCTTTACTTCGACAACAGGAATATGGGCTGGGCCAACGTTGATGACCCTGAGTACCACGCAGTGGTCGATGAGATACTCCGAACCGCTAACCAGAGTCGCACCAAAGAGCTCTACAGGAGGCTGCAAGACCTTTATGCCACTAACATGTACGCAATCCCCCTCTACTGGGGCAAGATAATCCAGCCATACCGGTCTGACATGGTCGGCGGTCTTGTCTTCGACACAATGTACGGCATCCTCGGCAAAGATACTTGGTTTTCGGTAATTGTAAAGTAG
- a CDS encoding ABC transporter permease, whose amino-acid sequence MSGLRFPLFLFRKFLRYLVLVFAIITVNFLIPRLMPGDPMIFIFGEEVYGAAIRNPELFEALTAKYGLNLPLVDQFWIYLMSLFRADFGYSFSYGRQISEIIAERLPLTLIMTVPSTVLSLVAGTAIGLTLGWESDRLPKRLVSAACVAVHSFPTYWLAMLMLLFFSLWLGWAPIGGAPPAGASFVAIVQHLSLPLLVLAIFNTAYVSIIVRGLTIEISEEPFVIAALSKGLGKLNFSLRHLLKPSLPPLLSLFAIEMGFAFSGALLVEIAFSWPGMGYTMWQAVIERDYPLLQASFTMVALVVVSANALADALSYALDPRSRS is encoded by the coding sequence GTGTCTGGCTTGAGGTTCCCTCTTTTTTTATTCAGAAAGTTCTTGAGGTATTTGGTTCTCGTCTTCGCTATCATTACGGTCAACTTTCTTATCCCTCGCCTGATGCCGGGCGATCCGATGATCTTCATATTCGGAGAGGAGGTCTACGGTGCCGCAATCAGGAACCCTGAACTCTTTGAGGCTCTTACTGCAAAGTATGGGTTGAATCTTCCCCTGGTCGATCAGTTCTGGATTTACCTGATGAGCCTGTTCAGGGCAGACTTCGGCTATTCATTCAGCTATGGTCGACAAATCTCTGAGATAATTGCCGAAAGGCTCCCTCTTACTTTAATTATGACCGTGCCATCCACAGTGCTTTCCCTTGTTGCAGGGACTGCCATCGGTCTCACCCTCGGCTGGGAATCAGACAGGCTGCCAAAACGGTTAGTCTCCGCTGCTTGCGTGGCAGTACACTCTTTTCCCACATACTGGTTGGCAATGTTGATGCTGCTGTTCTTCTCGCTATGGCTTGGATGGGCGCCGATCGGCGGCGCTCCCCCTGCTGGAGCATCCTTTGTCGCCATCGTCCAGCATCTGTCCCTGCCTCTCCTGGTTCTCGCGATATTCAACACGGCATATGTGTCGATAATTGTGCGCGGGCTGACGATCGAGATCTCTGAGGAGCCGTTTGTCATAGCTGCCCTCTCTAAGGGTCTTGGCAAACTCAATTTCAGCCTGCGCCACCTTCTTAAGCCATCCCTCCCTCCCCTCCTTTCGCTTTTCGCGATCGAGATGGGTTTCGCGTTCTCCGGCGCACTTCTAGTGGAGATTGCATTCAGCTGGCCCGGCATGGGCTATACGATGTGGCAGGCCGTGATCGAAAGGGATTACCCTCTGCTACAGGCTTCATTCACAATGGTGGCATTGGTAGTTGTCAGCGCGAATGCCTTGGCTGATGCTCTTTCTTATGCACTGGATCCGAGGTCAAGATCATGA
- a CDS encoding ABC transporter permease: protein MKRFGYSPTGVEWAGIALILAVFAMTLMSFLPGGCFGMPSSIPYLPPSSSNFLGTNDIGDDVLAILLQGSRVSLSIGLLGATVSTLFGTVIGVFAGFMGGTVDEALGSITDFFLVVPALPLMILLAAYLGPSFMNVVMVIGLLWWPTTARMVRARARQIRGSPFIEGLMGVGARKPYIMFRHVLPNVWGIVLARFVLAVSSSILLEAGLSFIGLGDPQNPSWGMMLHFAMTRGALLHGAWWTFVPPGICISFSSLGFILIGMGMESRYRSSTKSIGDVS, encoded by the coding sequence ATGAAAAGGTTTGGTTACTCTCCAACTGGGGTTGAGTGGGCCGGCATTGCCCTCATATTGGCGGTATTTGCAATGACATTGATGTCCTTCTTGCCAGGGGGGTGCTTCGGGATGCCTTCAAGCATTCCTTACCTGCCCCCCTCATCCTCAAACTTCCTTGGAACAAACGATATAGGCGATGATGTTTTGGCGATCCTGCTCCAGGGGAGCAGGGTCTCGCTTTCGATAGGGTTGCTTGGCGCTACGGTCTCAACGCTGTTTGGCACCGTTATAGGCGTATTTGCAGGTTTTATGGGCGGGACCGTGGATGAGGCGCTTGGCTCGATAACTGATTTCTTCCTTGTTGTTCCTGCACTCCCACTGATGATTCTACTTGCGGCTTATCTTGGTCCATCATTCATGAATGTCGTGATGGTTATTGGTCTGCTCTGGTGGCCGACAACCGCGAGGATGGTAAGGGCGCGCGCACGCCAGATCAGGGGTAGCCCTTTTATCGAGGGGCTGATGGGCGTAGGGGCAAGGAAGCCCTATATCATGTTCAGGCACGTGTTACCCAATGTCTGGGGCATTGTGCTAGCCAGGTTTGTGCTTGCGGTTTCCAGCTCGATCCTCTTGGAGGCTGGGCTGAGCTTCATCGGGCTCGGGGATCCGCAAAACCCAAGCTGGGGTATGATGCTCCATTTCGCCATGACTCGGGGAGCCCTCCTGCACGGGGCTTGGTGGACATTCGTGCCGCCAGGCATCTGCATATCTTTTTCCTCACTTGGCTTCATCCTGATCGGCATGGGGATGGAGTCCAGGTACAGGTCAAGCACAAAGTCGATAGGTGATGTGTCATGA
- a CDS encoding ABC transporter ATP-binding protein, whose protein sequence is MKQLSPKSYETPSQRLLDSAPLLGCRDVVKIFKSYLKGGFTALAGASISIRRGELLALIGESGSGKTTLAKILAGLIQPTSGEVFFGDKPLAKMGSKDLLHFRRKVQFVPQYPDLALDPTWYIYDSIAEPLRIHKEARTREEELEKVRSVSSRVGLGLDQLRRKPRDLSGGELQRAVLAKAMVLSPDVVIADEPTSMLDPSTQAKIVHQLLEAKKENGFAVLFVTHDLSLAEAISNRVCVMLGGSIVESGAASDVFSSPLHPYTLSLLSGSASGLEMNRGTGCPFYSQCDARMGACSKSSPPEFMTGKARSVRCWLFGQDY, encoded by the coding sequence ATGAAGCAACTCAGCCCGAAATCATATGAAACGCCTTCCCAGAGACTCCTAGACTCTGCTCCTCTGCTCGGCTGCAGGGATGTGGTGAAGATCTTCAAATCATACCTAAAGGGAGGCTTCACTGCGCTGGCGGGCGCATCAATCTCGATCAGGAGAGGGGAACTGCTTGCGTTGATTGGGGAGTCAGGCAGCGGAAAGACCACCTTGGCAAAGATATTGGCAGGCCTGATTCAACCCACAAGCGGAGAGGTCTTTTTTGGGGATAAGCCGTTAGCCAAGATGGGCAGCAAGGATCTCCTCCACTTCAGGAGAAAAGTCCAGTTCGTGCCGCAGTACCCCGATCTGGCCCTGGATCCGACATGGTACATTTATGATAGCATAGCGGAGCCGCTGAGGATACACAAGGAAGCGAGAACGCGGGAAGAAGAATTGGAAAAGGTCCGGTCTGTCTCGTCTAGAGTTGGTCTAGGTTTGGATCAACTTAGGCGCAAGCCGAGGGATCTGAGCGGCGGCGAGCTGCAGAGGGCAGTTCTTGCTAAAGCTATGGTGCTCAGCCCTGATGTCGTGATAGCAGATGAGCCGACCTCTATGCTCGACCCTTCGACTCAGGCAAAGATTGTCCACCAGCTCCTTGAAGCCAAGAAGGAAAATGGGTTTGCCGTGCTTTTTGTTACCCATGACTTGAGCCTAGCCGAGGCGATCTCAAATCGAGTTTGCGTAATGCTGGGCGGGAGTATAGTGGAATCAGGGGCCGCCTCAGATGTATTTTCATCGCCCCTGCACCCGTATACCTTATCTCTCCTCTCGGGATCTGCCTCGGGACTCGAGATGAATAGGGGCACTGGGTGCCCATTTTACAGCCAATGCGATGCACGCATGGGGGCATGTTCAAAATCGTCTCCCCCTGAGTTCATGACTGGCAAGGCAAGATCGGTGAGGTGCTGGCTCTTTGGGCAAGATTATTGA
- a CDS encoding ABC transporter ATP-binding protein codes for MGKIIEIRDLCVDFEMQQMRVSALNGVNLELQRGEVLGVLGESGSGKTVLLNSVFRLLPENARSSGEILYCGNDILSMDRKRAMQLIGRHFSLIPQGFGSLNPFLKCWLQISERPMEHFNMGKEEGYGTAVRLLGDMGIESPEKAARSYRHQLSGGMLQRALVAMGISGKSEAVFVDEPTKGLDERKKRLVIDLLQLAKQRTGAMMIVSHDLCFLKEVSDRVCVMYCGEVVEISKTRDFFASPKHPYSWALLESLPSRGLKPIEGENPSMVSPPPGCRFNPRCSHRSVRCLDERPPLAEIDGFKVRCFKYV; via the coding sequence TTGGGCAAGATTATTGAGATTAGGGACCTCTGCGTGGATTTCGAGATGCAACAGATGCGGGTTAGTGCACTCAATGGCGTCAACCTTGAGCTCCAGAGAGGTGAAGTGCTGGGTGTGCTCGGGGAGTCAGGCAGCGGAAAGACGGTGCTGCTCAACTCAGTGTTCAGGCTCCTTCCTGAAAATGCAAGGTCAAGTGGGGAGATCTTGTATTGCGGCAACGACATTCTTTCCATGGATCGGAAGAGGGCAATGCAGTTGATAGGAAGGCATTTCTCGCTCATACCGCAGGGCTTCGGTTCGCTCAATCCCTTCCTAAAATGCTGGCTCCAGATCTCTGAAAGGCCGATGGAGCACTTCAATATGGGAAAGGAAGAAGGATACGGCACGGCGGTTAGGCTGCTTGGGGATATGGGCATAGAATCCCCTGAGAAAGCTGCCCGCAGCTACAGGCACCAGCTTAGCGGCGGCATGCTGCAGCGGGCTCTTGTCGCAATGGGCATCTCGGGGAAATCAGAGGCAGTGTTCGTTGACGAGCCGACAAAAGGTCTTGATGAAAGGAAGAAGCGTCTGGTGATCGATCTGCTCCAATTGGCAAAGCAAAGGACAGGCGCAATGATGATCGTATCGCATGACCTATGCTTCTTAAAAGAGGTGTCGGATAGGGTCTGCGTAATGTACTGTGGAGAGGTAGTTGAAATATCAAAAACTCGGGATTTCTTCGCCTCTCCTAAGCATCCATACTCCTGGGCGCTGCTCGAGTCTTTACCATCGAGGGGCCTAAAGCCGATTGAGGGGGAGAATCCGAGCATGGTTTCCCCGCCCCCCGGGTGCAGGTTCAACCCTCGCTGCAGTCACAGATCTGTGAGATGCTTGGATGAGAGACCGCCTCTGGCGGAAATTGATGGTTTCAAGGTAAGGTGCTTCAAATATGTCTGA
- a CDS encoding methyltransferase domain-containing protein: protein MSEIGIKESENKIYGYDEELWYLVLRSQNKTGERDIGAIDRYLRTHSPGKEILDLGCGTGRISNMLAGMGYSVTGMDLSSRCIGEAKRLAQELGVSKNVTYIVGDYRELGPVSGKKFDAALCILAPAWKSIDEATSVFGNLALHMRDGAILLLRETVKERFLASLSAAPSVQSWFRVAGDILCLHAWHYYCMESRVTTTKEFYRRRGKDFEYIARVEQEYVLRSIADYSAALERAGWDVVEIANESVDLLEPEKYNDPWWLFSALIVAKLGGRRA, encoded by the coding sequence ATGTCTGAAATTGGAATAAAGGAAAGTGAAAATAAGATCTACGGCTACGACGAAGAGCTTTGGTACCTCGTTTTGCGCAGCCAGAACAAGACCGGAGAGAGGGACATTGGTGCGATAGATCGTTACTTGCGCACGCATAGCCCTGGCAAAGAGATCTTGGATCTGGGGTGCGGAACAGGCAGGATCTCAAACATGTTGGCTGGAATGGGATACTCGGTGACAGGCATGGACCTTTCTAGCCGATGCATAGGCGAGGCAAAGAGGCTTGCTCAAGAACTTGGCGTATCCAAAAATGTGACCTACATTGTTGGCGACTATAGGGAGCTTGGCCCCGTCTCTGGAAAGAAATTCGATGCTGCCCTCTGCATACTTGCCCCTGCGTGGAAGTCTATTGATGAGGCAACTTCGGTCTTTGGGAATCTAGCCCTTCACATGAGGGATGGCGCAATACTTTTGCTGAGGGAGACTGTCAAGGAGCGTTTCTTGGCTTCTCTGAGCGCGGCTCCATCTGTTCAGAGCTGGTTCAGGGTCGCGGGCGACATTTTGTGCCTCCATGCATGGCATTATTACTGCATGGAATCGAGAGTAACGACCACCAAGGAGTTCTACAGGCGCCGGGGCAAAGATTTTGAGTATATTGCCCGGGTAGAACAGGAGTATGTTCTCCGCTCAATCGCGGATTATTCAGCAGCTCTCGAGCGCGCAGGATGGGATGTCGTGGAAATCGCCAATGAATCTGTTGACCTTCTCGAGCCTGAGAAGTACAATGACCCGTGGTGGCTTTTCAGTGCATTGATCGTCGCCAAGTTGGGGGGCAGGCGTGCTTAG
- a CDS encoding glycosyltransferase, with amino-acid sequence MSYKEKEHFWEIALILLLVFATTGLILIFTPGLLALITFGSAALLVAYFLILMRVPPTKGRSKVPPLLILAILILPLFFAAVAFLETYSITRSIASSVVALGLVFTFWSNFLAVPLAVYHKRIEREEPPLESYPLVSIIVPAYNEERVIARTLESLVEADYPNKEIIIVDDGSTDNTLAIASSYEKFGIRVYHKENGGKHSALNYGIRLSKGEIIVTVDADSIVGRDAIKGLVKKFRSEEVSAVCGNIKVLNRMNWVTKCQALEYIASINIFRRAFDLFGAVAVVPGALGAFRRSVLEAGGLYDPDTIVEDFDTTVKTLKAGRIVQASSEALAYTEAPTSLRDLYRQRMRWYRGNFQTIWKHRDAFTNPRFGFLYQITFPFIFLTMVMLPFAGIAVWASAFASLIQGEYLQILAMFLIFVFLQFLLSLLAVEIDGEDRRLVLFSPFFVFGYKQLIDFFLIKALFDVLLKRRVSWTRVRRIGEAGA; translated from the coding sequence ATGTCGTACAAGGAGAAAGAGCATTTTTGGGAGATTGCCCTGATCCTTCTCCTTGTATTCGCGACAACAGGGCTCATATTGATCTTCACCCCCGGCCTACTCGCCTTGATCACCTTCGGATCAGCGGCCCTTCTTGTCGCATACTTCCTGATCCTTATGAGGGTGCCACCCACCAAGGGAAGGTCGAAGGTCCCGCCCCTCCTGATCTTGGCAATCCTGATCCTTCCCTTATTTTTCGCGGCCGTGGCATTCCTAGAGACATACAGCATCACGCGGTCTATTGCCTCATCAGTTGTTGCCCTGGGGCTGGTCTTCACATTCTGGAGCAACTTCCTTGCGGTCCCACTGGCAGTCTACCACAAAAGGATAGAGAGGGAAGAGCCGCCCCTCGAATCATATCCGCTAGTAAGCATCATAGTGCCTGCGTACAATGAGGAGAGGGTCATTGCGAGGACCCTGGAATCCCTGGTTGAGGCTGACTACCCGAACAAGGAGATAATCATCGTTGACGACGGATCCACCGACAACACGCTCGCAATAGCCTCTTCCTACGAGAAGTTTGGGATCCGGGTCTACCACAAGGAGAATGGCGGGAAGCACTCCGCTCTAAATTACGGAATCAGGCTCTCGAAAGGCGAAATAATCGTCACAGTCGATGCAGACAGCATTGTCGGTAGGGATGCAATAAAAGGTCTGGTTAAGAAGTTCAGGAGCGAGGAGGTCTCAGCAGTCTGCGGCAACATAAAAGTGCTGAACAGGATGAACTGGGTTACTAAATGCCAGGCGCTGGAGTACATCGCAAGCATAAACATCTTCAGGAGGGCATTCGACCTCTTCGGAGCGGTTGCAGTGGTGCCTGGGGCTCTTGGCGCGTTCAGGAGGTCTGTTCTGGAAGCGGGAGGGCTTTACGACCCAGACACGATCGTTGAGGATTTCGACACCACGGTCAAGACGCTCAAGGCTGGCAGGATCGTGCAGGCATCGTCCGAGGCGCTTGCCTATACCGAGGCCCCAACCAGCCTCCGCGACCTCTATAGGCAGAGGATGAGGTGGTACCGGGGCAACTTCCAGACGATCTGGAAGCACAGGGATGCTTTCACAAACCCGCGGTTCGGTTTCCTCTACCAGATCACCTTCCCATTCATCTTTTTGACAATGGTGATGCTCCCTTTTGCAGGAATTGCTGTCTGGGCGTCGGCATTCGCCTCCTTGATCCAGGGTGAGTATCTCCAAATTTTGGCCATGTTCCTGATCTTTGTGTTCCTTCAGTTCTTGCTTAGCCTATTGGCGGTTGAGATAGATGGGGAGGACCGGCGGCTCGTCCTTTTTTCGCCATTCTTTGTCTTCGGCTACAAGCAGTTGATAGATTTTTTCCTCATCAAGGCCCTATTCGACGTGCTGCTCAAGAGGAGGGTTTCATGGACGCGCGTCAGGAGGATAGGGGAGGCTGGCGCTTGA
- a CDS encoding phosphoribosylaminoimidazolesuccinocarboxamide synthase: MNDPLTGKKVEVVRHSDLRIGTPRRGKVRDVYDLGDELLIYHTDRISAFDVVMPTLIPHKGESLLKLSVYWMERSRKVFPNHLVSVEDSRTIRVKKAKRIDVEWVVRKYLYGSLWRAYRDGRREMYGMKFPDGLRLADELPEAVITPTTKADVGHDEEISKDEAIRRGLVDRDTWGELEEATLRLFEFYEAEGKKRGIIIPDFKIEFGSVKGELIQIDEPPTHDSARMWAIKYYRPGEPQEKHCLDKEFLRECLRRMGFSGEGNPPELPQEVVREISKRCIGAYSVISGESTIDDLQLASVDEIFSR, translated from the coding sequence GTGAATGACCCGCTCACGGGCAAAAAAGTAGAGGTAGTGAGGCATTCTGATCTGAGGATAGGGACCCCCAGGAGGGGGAAGGTGAGGGATGTTTATGACCTCGGGGACGAGTTGCTCATCTACCACACTGACAGGATCTCAGCATTCGACGTGGTAATGCCCACGCTGATACCCCACAAGGGCGAGTCGCTGCTCAAGCTGTCTGTCTACTGGATGGAGAGGAGCAGGAAGGTCTTCCCAAACCACCTGGTAAGCGTGGAGGATAGCCGTACGATACGCGTAAAGAAGGCCAAGCGGATCGATGTCGAGTGGGTCGTGAGGAAGTACTTGTACGGATCCCTATGGAGGGCGTACAGGGATGGGCGCAGGGAGATGTATGGGATGAAGTTCCCTGACGGGCTGAGGCTTGCGGATGAGCTGCCTGAGGCAGTCATAACCCCGACTACAAAGGCGGACGTGGGCCACGACGAAGAGATCTCAAAAGATGAGGCGATAAGGAGGGGGCTAGTCGACAGGGATACATGGGGTGAGCTCGAGGAAGCCACACTGAGGCTATTCGAGTTCTACGAGGCTGAAGGCAAGAAGAGGGGGATAATAATACCGGATTTCAAAATAGAGTTCGGCTCGGTCAAGGGGGAGCTTATCCAGATAGATGAGCCGCCAACCCACGACTCAGCCAGGATGTGGGCAATAAAATACTATAGACCGGGGGAGCCCCAAGAGAAGCACTGCTTGGACAAGGAGTTCCTGAGGGAATGCCTAAGGAGGATGGGCTTCTCGGGAGAGGGGAACCCACCAGAGCTGCCCCAAGAAGTCGTGAGGGAGATCTCCAAGAGGTGCATCGGCGCCTACTCCGTAATCTCTGGGGAGTCGACGATAGATGATCTGCAACTTGCGAGCGTTGACGAGATCTTTTCCAGATGA
- a CDS encoding PadR family transcriptional regulator: MPDPLGCGPDEAQASFTPQSAPRGLLFMYILHRLGTKPSHGYEILHDIEAKTGGAWRPRPGALYPMLKKMVAAGYIECLDAGEETNQKVYSLTPKGRLVLEKTKEKIRASGHRVESLRGIFLEMMGEHEALGFLVDALKGHFDMIRAACALKSQEQPKAETQYRLREYSLLLEKELRWVNSALRDLEAGNVQSD, encoded by the coding sequence ATGCCAGATCCACTCGGCTGCGGGCCAGATGAAGCACAAGCGTCATTCACGCCGCAGTCTGCCCCAAGGGGCCTGCTCTTCATGTACATATTGCACCGGCTAGGCACCAAGCCTTCCCACGGCTATGAGATCCTTCACGACATCGAGGCGAAGACGGGCGGGGCGTGGCGCCCAAGACCCGGCGCCTTATACCCCATGCTGAAGAAGATGGTCGCTGCCGGATACATCGAGTGCCTTGATGCCGGGGAAGAGACCAACCAGAAGGTCTATTCGCTGACGCCCAAAGGGAGGCTGGTGCTCGAAAAGACAAAGGAGAAGATCCGCGCCTCCGGGCACCGGGTCGAGTCCCTGAGGGGGATCTTCCTTGAGATGATGGGGGAGCACGAAGCCCTTGGTTTCCTGGTGGACGCCCTGAAGGGGCATTTCGATATGATAAGGGCTGCCTGTGCGCTGAAATCACAAGAGCAGCCGAAGGCTGAGACTCAGTACAGGCTAAGGGAGTACTCCTTGCTCCTCGAGAAGGAGCTCAGGTGGGTCAACTCTGCGCTGAGGGATCTGGAAGCTGGTAATGTTCAATCTGACTAA
- a CDS encoding ATP-binding cassette domain-containing protein, which translates to MNGEMDANGGRRTIMQIRDLKKVFNGTVVAVDGVTFDVYEGEIFGFLGPNGAGKTTTISMLTTLLRPTSGTATVCGFDILKEPNEVRKRIGVVPQEYTADEDLTGYENIMFCADLYGIPRRISRERADELLRLVELEVAKDRKVETYSGGMRRRLELACGLINHPRVLFLDEPTLGLDVQTRAAVWQYIRKLKEEYGMTLFLTTHYLEEADALCDRIAIIDHGKIVKIGSPKELKDSLGGDVIELGVQESDDDLTPLISSVQHVKEVKRVSPSEYRIKSELGEVTAPMVIDALRSKGYRVNKISLTRPTLDQVYLELTGKSIREENGDRTQAMRQRMIMRRARS; encoded by the coding sequence ATGAATGGAGAGATGGATGCGAATGGCGGAAGAAGGACAATAATGCAGATCCGCGACCTAAAGAAGGTATTCAATGGTACGGTCGTGGCGGTGGATGGGGTGACATTCGATGTCTACGAGGGGGAGATATTCGGTTTCTTGGGCCCGAACGGGGCCGGTAAGACAACGACAATCAGCATGCTCACTACGCTGCTGAGGCCGACCTCAGGGACCGCCACCGTCTGCGGCTTCGACATACTGAAGGAGCCGAACGAGGTCAGGAAGAGGATCGGCGTCGTGCCGCAGGAGTACACAGCGGACGAGGATCTCACCGGATACGAGAACATAATGTTCTGCGCAGACCTCTACGGCATCCCCAGAAGGATATCTAGGGAGAGGGCTGATGAGCTGCTGAGGCTCGTGGAGCTCGAGGTCGCGAAGGACCGGAAGGTGGAGACTTACTCTGGAGGGATGCGCAGGAGGCTGGAGCTCGCCTGCGGCCTGATAAACCACCCGAGGGTCTTGTTCTTGGACGAGCCTACCCTCGGCCTTGACGTCCAGACCCGTGCAGCAGTCTGGCAATACATTAGGAAGCTCAAGGAGGAGTATGGCATGACACTGTTCCTGACGACCCATTACTTGGAGGAAGCCGACGCTCTATGCGACAGGATAGCGATAATCGACCACGGAAAGATCGTCAAGATAGGGAGCCCCAAGGAACTGAAGGACAGCCTGGGCGGCGATGTCATTGAGCTCGGCGTCCAGGAGTCAGACGATGACCTTACCCCGCTAATTTCCTCGGTGCAGCACGTCAAGGAAGTGAAGCGGGTGTCGCCGTCTGAGTACCGGATAAAGTCTGAGTTGGGGGAGGTGACCGCACCGATGGTAATCGATGCGCTCAGGTCGAAGGGCTACCGCGTGAACAAGATCTCCCTGACAAGGCCGACGCTCGACCAGGTCTACCTTGAGCTCACCGGCAAGTCGATCCGCGAGGAGAACGGCGACCGGACTCAGGCCATGCGCCAGAGGATGATTATGAGGAGGGCGAGGAGTTGA